The Apium graveolens cultivar Ventura chromosome 6, ASM990537v1, whole genome shotgun sequence genome contains a region encoding:
- the LOC141663857 gene encoding uncharacterized protein LOC141663857: MSSSAYAAAFNSLGLAYKTTKGALGTGSGSADAEGGAESSAPRNVSDPVNVSLAKDPDVQEISEEEPPSKKRKSAPGKPPRGKTVVADRVICDSEGKGPDGAPIRVGTKSLIDLAGFMSSIPSEEDWEEVKGYNMAAALKRVTGQWGQLGSAISICSDVAFTELKEANNRTKAEKMLSDSLKSELEEAREGFRVVESGLNGKLKDSETRAEGLAQEVERLKAELAAKENLNKEAIIAEFKASDVYDFEVAQAGVPEVRRSWVVAERHIKTDPFASWDSFIQEFLAAKAAVEQGQGEPEPYDGPSPSFL, translated from the exons ATGTCTTCTTCAGCTTATGCAGCAGCTTTTAACTCGTTGGGATTGGCGTACAAGACAACAAAGGGGGCCCTTGGTACCGGATCCGGATCTGCGGATGCTGAGGGTGGTGCCGAATCTTCTGCCCCCCGGAATGTGTCTGATCCGGTCAATGTGTCCTTGGCCAAGGACCCGGACGTTCAAGAAATCTCTGAAGAGGAACCTCCTTCGAAGAAGAGGAAGTCCGCCCCGGGAAAGCCTCCCCGCGGAAAAACAGTTGTTGCTGACCGGGTCATATGCGATTCGGAGGGGAAGGGACCGGATGGGGCTCCTATCCGGGTAGGGACAAAGAGCCTTATTGATCTGGCCGGGTTCATGTCCAGTATCCCCTCAGAAGAAGATTGGGAGGAGGTCAAGGGCTACAACATGGCTGCTGCCTTGAAGAGGGTCACTGGTCAATGGGGGCAG CTTGGGAGTGCAATATCCATTTGCTCCGACGTTGCTTTCACTGAGCTCAAGGAGGCCAACAACCGGACCAAAGCAGAGAAGATGCTTTCTGATTCCCTGAAGAGTGAGCTGGAGGAGGCCCGGGAGGGGTTTCGTGTAGTGGAGTCCGGGTTGAACGGGAAGCTGAAGGACTCTGAGACCCGGGCTGAGGGGCTGGCCCAGGAAGTCGAGAGGCTGAAGGCCGAGCTTGCTGCCAAAGAGAATCTGAACAAGGAGGCCATCATTGCTGAGTTCAAGGCTAGCGATGTCTATGACTTCGAAGTTGCTCAGGCCGGGGTTCCCGAGGTACGCAGATCCTGGGTCGTTGCAGAGCGCCATATCAAGACTGACCCTTTTGCTTCGTGGGATAGCTTCATTCAAGAGTTCCTTGCTGCAAAGGCTGCTGTTGAGCAGGGTCAAGGGGAACCGGAACCCTATGATGGTCCGAGCCCCAGTTTCCTCTAG